The Prosthecochloris marina genome window below encodes:
- a CDS encoding UDP-N-acetylglucosamine 2-epimerase has protein sequence MKKILLVAGERHGLLKVLPLHKALHEHDGYEVLFAAGSPLPRGERSGENLPELFGISETIFSVGTGGISPVGRTASAMTAFEKLVVDERPEIAVIGGDDDVALAAALAAVKLSLPIAYIGAGMRDYNRSSPGEINRKLIDTVADILFVSEHSGEYNLINEGYDEDRIFFVGEMTIDSLAGLIGRANSSSVTGDFGVEAKKYALVLLDRAAALDDIDVLKKMERVVRAIAEKHPVLILADPYVGTVLREHEMEPAFTSLPGVQVIQFPGYVELLRLVKDALFIVTDSLTAQAESTVMKVPCLTMLDDTSSPATIEIGTNVLVGDREEDILQGIGDAVEGKIKHRAKIPEKWDGAVSQRIVDVLDRLFRE, from the coding sequence GTGAAAAAGATTCTTTTGGTTGCCGGTGAACGACATGGCTTGTTGAAGGTTCTCCCTTTACATAAGGCTTTACATGAGCATGATGGATATGAGGTTCTGTTTGCTGCCGGTTCTCCGTTGCCTCGGGGGGAACGTTCGGGGGAAAATCTTCCGGAACTTTTCGGGATTTCCGAAACTATCTTTTCAGTCGGGACCGGAGGCATTTCTCCGGTTGGTCGAACGGCTTCGGCAATGACTGCTTTTGAAAAGCTTGTTGTCGATGAAAGACCCGAAATTGCCGTTATTGGCGGAGACGATGATGTTGCTTTAGCCGCAGCACTTGCTGCTGTAAAGCTCAGTCTTCCGATTGCATATATCGGTGCGGGTATGCGGGATTACAATCGCAGTTCACCTGGTGAAATCAACAGGAAGCTTATCGATACGGTTGCCGATATTCTGTTTGTCAGTGAGCATAGCGGTGAATACAATCTTATCAATGAGGGATACGATGAAGACCGGATTTTTTTTGTCGGTGAAATGACTATCGACAGCCTTGCCGGTCTTATCGGGAGGGCTAACAGCTCCAGCGTTACCGGTGATTTCGGGGTCGAAGCAAAGAAATATGCTCTGGTTCTGCTCGACCGTGCGGCTGCTCTTGACGATATCGATGTTCTCAAGAAAATGGAGCGAGTGGTAAGGGCCATTGCCGAGAAGCATCCGGTATTGATACTGGCCGATCCCTATGTTGGAACTGTTTTGCGGGAACATGAAATGGAACCTGCCTTTACGTCGCTGCCAGGGGTTCAGGTCATACAGTTTCCCGGATATGTCGAACTCCTGCGGCTGGTCAAGGATGCTTTGTTTATCGTGACCGATTCTTTGACTGCTCAAGCCGAGTCGACCGTCATGAAGGTTCCGTGTCTGACGATGCTTGACGATACTTCCAGTCCTGCAACCATCGAGATCGGCACCAATGTTCTTGTCGGGGACAGGGAGGAAGATATTCTTCAAGGCATAGGCGATGCTGTGGAGGGAAAAATAAAACACAGGGCAAAAATTCCGGAAAAATGGGATGGCGCCGTAAGCCAGCGTATTGTCGATGTATTGGATCGGCTTTTCAGGGAATGA
- a CDS encoding OstA-like protein — MKGTKTLALVLLCLLLFQANDSILKLNHNTALAEKKKIILQQADKLQGGKKRSPTGRVEEVRSVSGNVVFVQENLLLTCDKATEFLESGIVQLRGNIFMTDRKLEVYCDDALYYPDTGIAELENNVKGRLLQNNLITKSERARIDNPSNQISIYKNAIAWQGERQLSGDSIAVQLRELNKKKNIEKITVIGKAFLAARDTLDPSRQLYNQLSGKTMYIELDDQETVTGVQVDSQARSLYHTYDEDQTPTGINYSSGNRIVMSFTDGQLDRIAVSGNVEGKQYPNKLRGSRKVDLPGFRLRYDEKPAF; from the coding sequence ATGAAGGGAACCAAAACACTTGCGCTCGTCCTGCTCTGCCTGTTGCTGTTTCAGGCAAACGACAGTATTCTGAAGCTGAATCATAATACTGCCCTTGCGGAAAAAAAGAAAATTATTTTACAACAGGCCGATAAACTGCAGGGAGGAAAGAAACGTTCTCCAACCGGCAGAGTAGAAGAGGTACGCTCCGTTTCCGGCAACGTCGTCTTTGTTCAGGAAAACTTGTTGCTTACCTGTGACAAGGCCACCGAGTTTCTTGAAAGCGGTATCGTTCAGCTACGCGGCAATATTTTCATGACCGACCGTAAACTCGAAGTCTACTGCGACGATGCACTCTATTACCCCGATACCGGAATTGCAGAGCTTGAAAACAATGTAAAGGGTCGGCTTCTTCAAAACAACCTGATCACGAAATCCGAACGAGCGCGTATCGACAACCCCAGCAACCAGATATCGATTTACAAGAACGCTATTGCATGGCAGGGGGAACGCCAGCTCAGCGGAGACAGTATTGCGGTACAGCTCAGAGAGCTGAACAAAAAGAAAAACATTGAAAAAATCACCGTCATCGGCAAAGCTTTTCTTGCAGCCAGAGACACCCTTGATCCAAGCAGACAGTTATACAACCAGCTGAGCGGTAAAACCATGTACATCGAGCTCGATGATCAGGAAACGGTAACCGGCGTACAAGTCGATTCACAGGCCCGGAGCCTCTATCATACCTACGACGAAGACCAAACGCCAACAGGGATCAACTACTCGAGCGGGAACAGAATAGTCATGTCGTTCACCGATGGACAACTTGATAGAATAGCGGTAAGCGGCAACGTTGAAGGAAAACAGTACCCGAACAAACTGAGGGGCAGTAGAAAAGTCGACCTTCCCGGCTTCAGGCTGCGCTACGATGAGAAACCGGCTTTTTAG
- a CDS encoding FmdB family zinc ribbon protein: MPTYQYRCKKCGCEEEVFQKMSDDALTTCPECNAETFERVISAEGGFLLKGSGFYKTDYSKQSCESASSGSCPTGSCPLAK, encoded by the coding sequence ATGCCAACCTACCAGTATCGTTGTAAAAAGTGCGGATGCGAAGAAGAGGTTTTTCAGAAAATGAGTGATGACGCATTGACGACATGTCCTGAATGCAATGCTGAAACGTTTGAGCGGGTTATCAGTGCAGAAGGAGGTTTTTTGTTGAAAGGCTCAGGATTCTACAAAACCGATTACAGCAAACAGAGCTGTGAAAGTGCTTCTTCAGGATCATGTCCGACAGGTTCTTGCCCTCTTGCCAAGTAA
- the recO gene encoding DNA repair protein RecO: MLTKTRAFVLKEIKFRDTSTICTLYTRDFGRLSVILKGSRNPKSKLSGLFSTGNLLEVVLYKGNNRNLHLVSEARIIRSPMTAEPDMERFSAIYRIIETIRNTTGNEEKNIHLFDALALTIESLCCTCQNTDAVVAWFLLRLISNMGFEPSIEHCVMTGSRIMAILEERPDSSLYLVYDPGGVALQPPAIHSRQAWQPLPVPVYLLMHTLANTDILSVNDLDVLPEESQQLCDILQNYCSMHSDSQPPVKNRKIISQIRSKGI, from the coding sequence GTGCTCACCAAAACCAGGGCTTTCGTTCTCAAAGAAATAAAGTTCAGGGATACCTCGACGATATGCACGCTTTATACCAGAGATTTCGGAAGGCTCTCCGTCATTCTCAAAGGAAGCAGGAATCCCAAAAGCAAGCTTTCCGGGCTGTTCAGCACCGGCAACCTTCTCGAAGTGGTGCTTTACAAAGGAAACAACCGCAACCTGCACCTTGTCAGCGAAGCTCGGATCATCAGAAGCCCGATGACCGCGGAACCGGACATGGAACGTTTCAGCGCAATCTATCGTATCATTGAAACAATCAGAAACACAACAGGAAACGAAGAAAAAAATATCCACCTCTTCGATGCCCTCGCCCTGACGATCGAAAGCCTCTGCTGCACCTGTCAAAACACCGATGCAGTCGTGGCGTGGTTTCTCCTCCGGCTTATCTCAAACATGGGTTTTGAGCCATCAATCGAACATTGCGTCATGACCGGCAGTCGTATCATGGCGATACTCGAGGAAAGGCCGGACAGCTCGCTTTACCTTGTCTATGATCCAGGAGGTGTCGCGCTCCAACCTCCGGCGATTCACTCACGCCAAGCCTGGCAGCCGTTACCGGTCCCTGTGTATCTGCTTATGCACACACTTGCCAATACCGATATTCTTTCGGTCAACGATCTTGACGTTTTACCCGAAGAGAGTCAACAGTTATGCGACATTTTACAGAACTATTGCTCGATGCACAGCGACAGCCAACCGCCAGTAAAAAACCGGAAAATCATTTCGCAAATACGCTCCAAAGGAATTTGA
- a CDS encoding KdsC family phosphatase, with product MSGINYFGIQLSSGDASERLQNALRQVKALIFPVEGILTGSQVTFNGRGEEICSCNVRDALAISEARQRGLHVAAVSERSSDAQRHLLGHLGIEHVYLDYGRKVDAYEEFKAGLGLEDEECAYIADDVVDIPILEKVELSITPIDGIEYLRNRVSYISAYEGGKGCIREMIELILQEQGRWEYSEYSAM from the coding sequence GTGTCAGGTATAAACTACTTTGGGATTCAGCTGTCATCCGGTGACGCTTCCGAGCGCTTGCAGAATGCATTGCGACAGGTCAAGGCGTTGATTTTCCCGGTCGAAGGTATTTTGACGGGAAGCCAGGTAACCTTCAATGGTCGCGGGGAAGAGATCTGTTCCTGTAATGTGAGGGATGCTCTTGCGATAAGTGAAGCCAGGCAAAGAGGGCTCCACGTAGCTGCAGTTTCGGAACGGTCGAGTGACGCACAACGGCATTTGCTTGGCCATCTTGGAATAGAGCATGTGTATCTTGATTATGGTCGCAAGGTAGATGCATATGAGGAATTCAAAGCAGGTCTGGGCCTGGAAGACGAAGAGTGTGCCTATATTGCCGATGATGTTGTCGATATACCGATCCTTGAAAAAGTCGAGCTTTCCATTACTCCGATTGACGGCATTGAATATCTTCGCAATCGTGTTTCCTATATTTCTGCCTATGAAGGAGGGAAAGGATGCATCAGAGAGATGATCGAGCTGATTCTCCAGGAGCAGGGAAGGTGGGAATACAGCGAATACTCGGCCATGTGA
- the kdsA gene encoding 3-deoxy-8-phosphooctulonate synthase: protein MEKFSVGAVTIPDETSLFFIAGPCLIEGREMAFDVASALRSIRDSENVSFIFKGSFRKANRTSAGSFTGIGDIEALEILGEIRERFDMPVLTDVHETHEVEQVAHYVDVLQIPAFLCRQSDLLRAAGSSGLCVNIKKGQFMAPEDMAMAADKVSRTGNSRVMLTERGTTFGYHNLVVDFRSIPKMGKTGYPVIYDATHSLQLPSAGKDVSGGEREYLLPMARAAVAAGVDGLFFEVHPDPEKALSDAATQLALKDFPAVVRQLQKLHACLSA from the coding sequence GTGGAAAAGTTCTCAGTTGGAGCAGTTACCATTCCAGATGAAACGTCGCTTTTTTTTATTGCCGGGCCATGTCTTATCGAGGGCCGGGAGATGGCTTTTGACGTTGCGTCTGCCCTGCGATCGATTCGTGACTCGGAAAATGTTTCGTTTATTTTCAAGGGATCTTTTCGTAAAGCGAACCGAACTTCTGCCGGTTCTTTTACAGGAATCGGCGATATCGAGGCGCTTGAAATTCTTGGAGAAATCAGAGAGCGTTTCGATATGCCGGTGCTTACCGATGTTCACGAAACGCATGAGGTGGAGCAAGTTGCACACTATGTCGATGTGCTGCAGATTCCAGCCTTTCTCTGTCGCCAGTCCGACCTTTTGAGAGCGGCAGGAAGCTCGGGCCTCTGTGTGAATATCAAAAAAGGGCAGTTCATGGCTCCTGAGGATATGGCTATGGCTGCCGATAAAGTCTCCCGGACGGGCAACTCACGTGTGATGCTGACCGAAAGAGGGACGACCTTCGGTTATCACAATTTGGTGGTTGATTTTCGGAGTATTCCCAAAATGGGCAAAACCGGCTATCCGGTCATCTATGATGCAACCCACAGTCTCCAGCTTCCTTCAGCTGGAAAGGATGTTTCCGGAGGGGAACGGGAATATCTGCTTCCGATGGCAAGGGCTGCCGTTGCTGCAGGAGTTGACGGTCTGTTTTTCGAGGTTCACCCTGATCCTGAAAAAGCTCTGTCCGATGCTGCCACGCAACTTGCGCTCAAGGATTTCCCTGCGGTTGTAAGGCAGTTGCAAAAACTTCATGCTTGTCTGTCGGCATGA
- a CDS encoding AAA family ATPase: MNSSDTRQRLEEIEKQLANLHEEQRRIKARWDAEKGLVQESRKLKSELEDLKHQAEEYERSGDYGKVAEIRYGRIAAIEKEIEDNKQKIEEKSASGELLIKEEIDATDIADIVSKWTGIPVSKMLQSERQKLLHIDEELHKRVIGQDKAVQAVSEAVKRSRAGMGDEKKPIGSFIFLGPTGVGKTELARTLAEYLFDDEDAMIRIDMSEYMESHTVSRLVGAPPGYIGYEEGGQLTEAVRRKPFSVVLLDEIEKAHPDVFNILLQILDDGRLTDSKGHTVNFKNTIIIMTSNIGAQLIQSEMEKMDGANRDTVLESLQEKLFQLLKQQVRPEFLNRIDEVILFTPLGREDLEKIVTIQFNLIKKLALRQNIRLTLENDALLWLSNAGFDPAFGARPLKRVMQRHITNKLSELILEGSVQEGDSVTITVKDGTLSLVKAAS; encoded by the coding sequence ATGAACTCTTCGGATACCAGACAACGATTGGAAGAAATTGAAAAACAGCTTGCCAACCTCCATGAAGAACAGCGAAGGATCAAAGCGCGTTGGGATGCGGAAAAAGGTCTTGTCCAGGAATCCAGAAAACTGAAATCTGAACTGGAAGACCTCAAACATCAGGCAGAAGAGTACGAAAGAAGCGGCGATTACGGTAAAGTTGCGGAAATACGCTATGGGCGCATCGCAGCGATAGAAAAAGAGATTGAAGACAACAAGCAGAAAATCGAAGAGAAAAGCGCATCGGGCGAGCTCCTTATAAAAGAAGAGATCGATGCCACAGATATTGCGGATATCGTTTCCAAATGGACCGGTATACCGGTCAGCAAGATGCTCCAGTCGGAACGCCAAAAGCTCCTGCATATCGACGAAGAACTGCATAAACGCGTGATTGGCCAGGATAAAGCTGTTCAGGCAGTCAGTGAAGCTGTCAAGCGGTCACGTGCAGGCATGGGAGATGAAAAAAAACCAATAGGATCGTTTATTTTTCTCGGCCCGACAGGGGTCGGTAAAACGGAGCTTGCACGAACCCTTGCCGAATATCTTTTCGACGATGAGGATGCGATGATTCGTATCGACATGAGCGAATACATGGAATCCCATACCGTCAGTCGTCTCGTGGGAGCTCCTCCGGGCTATATCGGCTACGAAGAGGGAGGACAGCTTACTGAAGCGGTGCGGAGAAAACCGTTTTCAGTTGTTCTGCTTGATGAAATCGAAAAAGCTCACCCCGATGTGTTCAATATCCTGCTGCAGATTCTCGATGACGGCAGATTGACCGACAGCAAAGGTCATACAGTGAATTTCAAGAACACCATCATCATCATGACAAGCAACATTGGTGCACAGCTCATCCAGAGTGAGATGGAAAAGATGGATGGAGCAAATCGCGATACTGTTTTGGAAAGCCTTCAGGAAAAGCTCTTTCAGCTCCTCAAGCAGCAAGTTCGTCCCGAGTTTCTCAACCGTATCGATGAAGTCATCCTTTTCACGCCTCTCGGCAGGGAAGATCTTGAAAAAATCGTCACGATACAGTTCAATCTGATAAAAAAACTCGCTCTTCGCCAGAATATCCGCTTAACCCTGGAAAACGATGCGCTTCTGTGGCTTTCCAATGCAGGTTTCGACCCCGCATTCGGCGCTCGGCCGCTCAAACGGGTCATGCAGCGGCATATTACCAACAAGCTTTCGGAACTGATCCTTGAAGGTTCCGTTCAGGAAGGTGACTCCGTAACTATAACGGTGAAAGACGGAACTCTTTCTCTTGTAAAAGCAGCTTCCTGA
- a CDS encoding glycoside hydrolase family 3 protein: MKQSFLAVSFLILHTLTAVARPVQDQLNMKIGQMIMVGFRGTTLQEAPNLKEDITVRNLGGVVLFDYDVPSKSPGRNITSPQQLKKLTDELQEAAKTPLLIAVDQEGGRIARLKTKYGFPESSSAKKLGLLNNPDSTYHAALKIAESLQKAGINVNFSPVVDLDSNSENPVIGSLERSFSADPDIVTSQAATTVRALHTKKIIATLKHFPGHGSSTTDTHKDFTDITESWNKTELEPYRKLIDHGYSDLVMTAHVYNARLDSIFPATLSKPVVTGLLRNSLGFKGPVISDDMQMKAVSDHYSLETAILQAIDAGVDILLFANNSSYDPGIARKAISIIHSLVENGTIPPARIDSSYQRISTLKQQYLTVSK, translated from the coding sequence ATGAAACAAAGCTTCCTTGCCGTTTCTTTTTTGATCCTGCATACACTGACTGCCGTTGCCAGGCCTGTGCAGGATCAGCTGAACATGAAAATCGGGCAGATGATCATGGTTGGTTTTCGGGGAACAACCCTGCAGGAAGCACCGAATCTCAAAGAAGATATAACAGTGCGCAATCTGGGAGGAGTAGTTCTGTTCGATTACGACGTTCCGTCGAAATCACCCGGCAGAAATATCACTTCTCCACAGCAGTTGAAGAAACTGACAGACGAGCTGCAAGAGGCAGCGAAAACACCTCTTCTCATAGCTGTCGACCAGGAAGGCGGCAGAATAGCGAGACTGAAAACAAAATACGGGTTTCCCGAAAGCTCGTCGGCAAAGAAGCTCGGATTGCTCAATAATCCCGACAGCACCTACCATGCGGCATTGAAAATCGCGGAATCTCTTCAAAAAGCCGGAATCAACGTCAATTTTTCCCCTGTAGTCGATCTTGACAGCAACTCTGAAAATCCGGTCATCGGCTCTCTGGAAAGAAGTTTTTCAGCCGACCCCGACATCGTGACGTCACAGGCCGCCACAACAGTCAGAGCACTGCATACGAAAAAAATCATTGCAACTCTCAAACATTTTCCCGGCCATGGCAGCTCGACAACCGATACCCACAAGGACTTCACCGACATAACCGAAAGCTGGAACAAAACCGAGCTCGAGCCTTACAGGAAGCTCATCGATCATGGTTACAGCGACCTCGTCATGACAGCACACGTCTACAACGCCCGGCTCGACAGCATTTTTCCGGCAACGTTGTCAAAACCCGTCGTCACAGGACTGTTGCGCAACTCACTCGGGTTCAAAGGTCCGGTAATCAGTGACGACATGCAGATGAAAGCGGTTTCAGACCACTATAGCCTCGAAACAGCAATCCTGCAAGCCATCGATGCAGGTGTCGACATCCTGCTTTTTGCCAACAATTCAAGCTATGATCCCGGCATTGCCCGGAAAGCAATCTCGATCATTCACTCACTTGTCGAAAACGGAACAATACCGCCTGCGCGAATAGACAGTTCTTATCAGCGGATCTCGACACTGAAGCAACAATACTTGACTGTTTCCAAATGA
- a CDS encoding SixA phosphatase family protein, which yields MKTLYLVRHAKSSWDNANLADFDRPLNKRGQKAAPFMAKLMSENNVQVDRIISSQANRALTTAETFCEVLGYPPEKIEQRIEIYEGGINQMLQIVREIPDSCSSAMLFGHNPTMTSFANFISGEHLENIVTCGVVRIDLKTDFWQQTLMDSGKLVWYEYPKKYQ from the coding sequence ATGAAAACCCTTTATCTTGTCAGGCATGCAAAATCGAGCTGGGATAATGCAAACCTGGCTGACTTCGACCGCCCTCTCAATAAACGCGGGCAAAAAGCAGCGCCATTCATGGCAAAGCTGATGAGCGAAAACAACGTACAGGTCGACCGTATCATTTCCAGCCAGGCAAACCGTGCATTGACAACTGCGGAAACATTCTGTGAAGTTCTGGGGTATCCCCCTGAAAAGATCGAACAGCGTATTGAAATCTATGAAGGCGGGATCAATCAGATGCTGCAGATTGTCCGGGAAATTCCCGATAGCTGTTCTTCAGCCATGCTCTTCGGACACAATCCGACAATGACCTCCTTTGCGAACTTCATTTCCGGCGAACACCTTGAAAATATCGTCACCTGTGGAGTCGTCAGAATCGATCTGAAGACCGATTTTTGGCAGCAAACCTTGATGGATTCGGGTAAACTGGTATGGTACGAGTATCCGAAGAAATACCAGTAA
- a CDS encoding NAD(P)H-dependent glycerol-3-phosphate dehydrogenase, protein MKIAVLGAGSWGTTLAVLLAEKGFSVDLWAHRKEFALELDRFRKNFRYLPGVLFPDTLHITGDISSAVEDAGMIITAVPSQALRETLSLLRASSLEETIIVNVAKGIELDTGRRLSEVVLDVLPAILPEKVAVLYGPSHAEEVSERQPTTVVAASSSLETAKKVQDVFHTSAFRVYVNTDIVGVEVAGSVKNIIAIAAGISDGLGFGDNAKAAIITRGLAEMSRLVVGLGGDPMTVSGLSGIGDLVVTCLSRHSRNRYVGEQIGKGRSLDDVVTHMKMVAEGVPTTKAVVALSKKLGVDMPITVAVYEMLFEGKPAEKAILDLMTREPKKELEE, encoded by the coding sequence ATGAAGATAGCCGTATTAGGAGCTGGAAGCTGGGGAACGACGCTTGCTGTGTTGCTGGCAGAAAAAGGGTTTTCTGTCGATCTGTGGGCGCACCGCAAGGAGTTTGCGCTTGAGCTCGACCGTTTTCGCAAGAATTTCCGATACCTTCCTGGTGTCCTGTTTCCCGATACTCTTCATATAACCGGAGACATTTCCAGCGCTGTCGAAGATGCAGGAATGATCATTACGGCCGTGCCGTCGCAGGCGTTGCGTGAAACACTTTCATTGCTGCGTGCATCCTCTCTTGAAGAAACAATCATCGTCAATGTCGCCAAGGGTATCGAGCTCGATACAGGCCGGCGTTTATCGGAAGTTGTGCTTGACGTGCTTCCAGCCATATTGCCTGAGAAGGTTGCTGTACTCTATGGCCCGAGTCATGCGGAAGAGGTTTCGGAGAGGCAGCCAACAACGGTTGTCGCAGCATCATCCTCTCTTGAAACGGCGAAGAAGGTTCAGGATGTTTTCCATACGAGCGCCTTCAGGGTGTATGTCAATACAGATATCGTCGGCGTTGAAGTGGCGGGTTCGGTAAAGAACATTATTGCAATCGCGGCAGGGATCTCGGATGGTCTTGGTTTTGGCGACAATGCCAAGGCCGCGATCATTACGCGAGGACTCGCCGAAATGTCACGTCTTGTTGTCGGTCTCGGAGGTGATCCGATGACCGTATCCGGGCTTTCCGGGATAGGGGATCTGGTTGTCACCTGTTTGAGCCGTCACAGCAGAAATCGGTATGTTGGAGAGCAGATCGGTAAAGGCCGGAGCCTCGATGACGTTGTCACCCATATGAAAATGGTCGCGGAGGGGGTTCCCACCACCAAAGCCGTTGTTGCCCTGAGCAAAAAGCTCGGTGTGGATATGCCGATAACCGTTGCGGTGTATGAGATGCTTTTTGAAGGCAAGCCGGCAGAAAAAGCCATTCTGGATTTGATGACGAGAGAGCCGAAAAAGGAGCTGGAAGAGTAA
- the plsY gene encoding glycerol-3-phosphate 1-O-acyltransferase PlsY, whose product MLTLIVILIVSYLIGSIPTSIIAGKLLKGIDIRDYGSGNAGGTNAFRVLGWKTGLTVTILDIVKGAIAAISVVVFFEAHPLGPLPDINPIALRLIAGLCAVFGHVFTIFAGFKGGKGVSTAAGMMFAIAPVTTLIVLGIFLLVIFFSRYVSVASMLAAVAFPLIIAVRKYLFDLGGGLDYYIKMFNTRVFIHDSLDYHLLIFGLIVAFAIIYTHRTNIRRLISGNENRVTFHGRS is encoded by the coding sequence ATGCTTACTTTGATTGTGATTCTGATCGTGAGCTACCTCATTGGCTCGATACCTACCAGTATCATCGCCGGTAAGCTGCTCAAAGGCATCGATATTCGTGATTACGGCAGCGGAAATGCCGGGGGGACCAATGCTTTTCGTGTTCTCGGATGGAAGACGGGATTGACGGTTACCATTCTCGATATCGTAAAGGGAGCGATTGCGGCAATATCCGTCGTGGTATTTTTCGAAGCCCATCCTCTCGGACCCCTTCCGGATATCAACCCTATTGCGCTACGGCTGATTGCCGGATTATGTGCGGTTTTCGGTCATGTCTTCACCATATTTGCCGGTTTCAAGGGAGGGAAGGGCGTAAGCACAGCTGCAGGTATGATGTTCGCTATCGCTCCTGTGACAACACTTATCGTGCTTGGGATTTTCCTGCTTGTTATCTTTTTTTCACGGTATGTTTCGGTTGCCTCCATGCTGGCTGCAGTGGCTTTTCCTTTGATTATCGCTGTGAGAAAATACCTGTTCGATCTTGGCGGGGGTTTGGATTACTATATCAAAATGTTCAATACCAGGGTATTTATTCATGACAGCCTTGATTATCACCTTTTGATTTTCGGGCTTATTGTCGCTTTTGCGATCATTTACACCCACAGGACAAATATCAGGCGTCTCATTTCAGGTAATGAAAACCGGGTTACTTTCCACGGGCGTTCCTGA
- the purM gene encoding phosphoribosylformylglycinamidine cyclo-ligase, producing MDYKTAGVDISAGEEFVRLIKPDVRRTFTRGVMTDIGAFGGFFQPDFSGYGEPVLVSSIDGVGTKLKVAAEMGRYDTIGACLVNHCVNDILVCGAKPLFFLDYYACGKLMPSMAADVVKGMVRACRENSCALIGGETAEMPGVYAEEDFDLAGTIVGVVDRGKIINGTAISEGDVMIGLPSTGLHTNGYSLAREVLKGKLQNTCDGLEGTIGDELLNVHRSYLPVVESLLGADELHGMSHVTGGGLMGNTMRIVPEGFSLDIEWTSWPEPMIFDIIRKEGKVPEEDMRRTFNLGLGLVMIVSKNGVDRIMADLKSKDENAYIIGQVTRA from the coding sequence ATGGATTATAAAACGGCAGGAGTCGATATCAGTGCAGGTGAGGAGTTCGTGCGATTGATCAAGCCCGATGTTCGCCGGACGTTCACCCGCGGAGTCATGACCGATATTGGAGCATTCGGCGGTTTTTTTCAGCCGGATTTTTCTGGATATGGCGAGCCGGTTCTCGTCAGCAGCATCGACGGAGTTGGAACGAAACTGAAAGTTGCGGCTGAAATGGGCAGATATGATACTATTGGAGCGTGTCTGGTCAATCATTGTGTGAATGATATTCTGGTGTGCGGGGCGAAACCGCTGTTTTTTCTCGACTACTATGCATGTGGAAAGCTCATGCCATCGATGGCTGCGGATGTTGTCAAGGGAATGGTGAGGGCATGCAGGGAAAATTCCTGCGCTCTGATCGGTGGCGAGACTGCTGAAATGCCGGGGGTTTATGCCGAGGAGGATTTTGATCTAGCCGGAACGATTGTCGGTGTTGTCGACCGTGGCAAGATTATCAACGGGACGGCAATATCGGAAGGAGATGTGATGATCGGTCTTCCTTCAACCGGTTTGCATACGAATGGCTACTCTCTTGCAAGGGAAGTTTTGAAAGGCAAGCTTCAGAATACCTGTGATGGTCTCGAAGGTACGATCGGCGATGAACTGTTGAACGTTCACCGTTCCTACCTCCCGGTTGTCGAATCACTGCTTGGAGCTGATGAGCTGCATGGCATGTCACACGTTACGGGTGGCGGGTTGATGGGAAATACCATGCGGATTGTCCCGGAAGGTTTTTCTCTCGATATCGAATGGACATCATGGCCTGAGCCGATGATTTTCGACATCATTCGAAAAGAGGGTAAAGTCCCGGAGGAAGATATGCGCAGAACATTCAATCTCGGCCTGGGTTTGGTTATGATTGTTTCCAAAAACGGGGTAGACCGCATAATGGCAGATTTGAAATCGAAGGATGAAAATGCTTACATTATAGGCCAAGTTACTCGGGCATGA